In Elusimicrobiota bacterium, one genomic interval encodes:
- the hemW gene encoding radical SAM family heme chaperone HemW: MSLNPTGLYLHIPFCSVKCRFCDFAAFPGRRNDIPLYLQALHKDIHVITEKVPRVVLNTLYVGGGTPSLLEPKDWSSLLAVVRDRFEVLPDWEATLECNPDGVNHEKLRAWKDSGMNRLSFGLQTDEPPLLASLGRTHSYDDYVRVLSAARARGFRNINVDLMYGLPGQSVEGWIKTLRGVLETNPDHLSAYGLQVEESTYYHRSGVQSDDDLQADMYEAAVDLLDSAGYVHYEISNFARPGFECRHNLRYWRNQECLGAGVSSAWYDGVRRHTNTHDLTTYIESVLTGGRPQFDTVSLSPDEREGENVMLGLRLQEGVVPSPRGLTLYGKGLDRCVQEGLLVREGDRYRPTCRGWQLSNRIFVGLLGPSIESEV, from the coding sequence TTGAGCCTCAACCCGACCGGACTTTACCTCCACATCCCCTTCTGTTCCGTTAAATGTCGGTTCTGTGATTTCGCGGCCTTCCCAGGGCGCCGAAACGATATCCCTCTCTATCTTCAAGCGTTGCATAAAGACATTCACGTGATCACGGAGAAGGTCCCCCGCGTTGTTCTTAATACCCTTTATGTGGGGGGGGGGACCCCTTCGCTCTTAGAACCTAAGGATTGGAGTTCTCTTTTGGCTGTGGTGCGGGATCGTTTTGAGGTTTTGCCGGATTGGGAAGCCACGTTGGAATGTAATCCAGATGGCGTGAATCATGAAAAACTGAGGGCGTGGAAGGATTCGGGGATGAATCGTTTGAGTTTTGGTTTACAAACTGACGAGCCGCCTCTTTTGGCGTCACTGGGGCGAACGCATTCTTACGACGATTATGTTCGGGTTTTGAGCGCCGCTCGCGCTCGGGGGTTTCGCAATATCAATGTCGATCTTATGTATGGACTTCCTGGTCAGTCTGTCGAGGGGTGGATCAAAACTTTACGGGGCGTGTTGGAAACGAATCCGGACCATCTTTCCGCCTATGGGCTTCAAGTGGAGGAATCCACTTATTACCACCGGTCGGGTGTTCAATCGGACGACGACCTGCAAGCCGATATGTATGAGGCCGCGGTGGACCTTCTGGATTCCGCCGGCTATGTTCATTATGAAATTTCTAATTTTGCCCGGCCGGGGTTTGAATGCCGGCACAACTTACGTTATTGGCGAAACCAAGAATGTTTGGGGGCGGGAGTTTCTTCGGCTTGGTACGACGGGGTTCGACGCCACACGAACACTCACGATCTGACAACGTACATCGAGTCGGTATTGACGGGTGGTCGTCCGCAGTTCGATACTGTTTCCCTTTCTCCGGACGAACGTGAGGGAGAAAATGTAATGCTCGGGCTTCGACTTCAAGAAGGGGTGGTTCCTTCCCCGCGAGGGTTGACCCTCTATGGGAAGGGGCTTGACCGTTGTGTTCAAGAGGGACTGTTGGTTCGGGAGGGAGATCGGTATCGACCCACCTGCCGAGGGTGGCAGTTATCCAACCGGATTTTCGTTGGACTTCTTGGGCCTTCGATCGAAAGTGAGGTTTAA
- a CDS encoding PTS sugar transporter subunit IIA produces the protein MKLVDILPSNAISVELSAASKKEVLEELCALLGKAGKLPDPKAMVHILEEREALGSTGIGQGVAIPHGKAPSIKAQAAALGISRRGVDFDSLDGEPVHIVFLLIAPPDAAGNHLKALAKVSRLLKDKFFRQALKDSKSADEILKIIREEDEY, from the coding sequence ATGAAACTCGTTGATATCCTCCCTTCCAACGCCATCTCTGTCGAGTTGTCGGCCGCCTCCAAAAAAGAAGTTTTGGAAGAGCTCTGTGCCCTGTTGGGGAAAGCTGGAAAACTGCCAGATCCAAAAGCTATGGTTCACATCCTCGAAGAACGCGAAGCCCTCGGCTCCACCGGCATTGGGCAAGGGGTGGCCATTCCGCACGGGAAAGCGCCGTCGATTAAAGCCCAAGCCGCCGCTCTGGGGATTTCACGGCGGGGGGTGGATTTCGATTCCTTGGATGGGGAACCGGTGCATATCGTTTTTCTTCTCATCGCTCCACCGGACGCGGCGGGAAATCATTTAAAAGCGTTGGCGAAAGTCTCTCGTTTGTTGAAGGATAAATTTTTTCGACAAGCGTTGAAAGATTCCAAGAGCGCCGACGAAATCCTGAAGATCATTCGCGAAGAAGACGAGTACTGA
- a CDS encoding PTS mannose/fructose/sorbose transporter family subunit IID → MKLKWEDLVRIFFRSFLIQGLWTTQRAQNLGYLYSVWPAFRRFYPRREDRAVVARAHAGYFSTHPYTAGVLIGVVVGLEEDRSLGQGPSSEVILSARSAMSGPLAALGEGFFWGTWLPFCLAVALVAGTFRPSCVNGAPILFLLLFNLPHVVVRGAGLWLGYRWKTEVVPHLASVRVQVLLPLVAALGMGLVLLRGGLVPLRGFSTVQSFLWVGLFWGTLKLGVRPSILAMGVAGAAVAYSWGKVLL, encoded by the coding sequence ATGAAGTTAAAATGGGAGGACCTGGTTCGAATCTTTTTTCGGTCTTTTTTGATTCAAGGTCTCTGGACCACGCAACGGGCACAGAATTTAGGGTATTTGTACAGTGTGTGGCCTGCGTTTCGTCGGTTCTATCCGCGCCGGGAAGATCGTGCGGTTGTGGCCCGGGCGCACGCGGGATATTTCAGTACGCATCCTTACACGGCCGGCGTCCTGATAGGGGTTGTGGTGGGTCTGGAGGAGGACCGATCTTTGGGGCAAGGACCATCGTCTGAGGTGATTCTCTCGGCCCGTTCGGCCATGTCGGGCCCCCTGGCGGCGTTGGGCGAAGGGTTTTTCTGGGGAACGTGGCTTCCCTTTTGTCTCGCGGTGGCGCTTGTGGCCGGGACCTTCCGGCCGTCCTGCGTGAACGGAGCGCCGATTCTTTTTTTGCTGTTGTTTAATCTCCCCCACGTGGTGGTGAGGGGAGCGGGATTATGGCTGGGGTACCGATGGAAAACGGAAGTAGTCCCCCACTTGGCTTCGGTGCGGGTTCAGGTTCTCCTGCCGTTGGTGGCGGCGTTGGGGATGGGGTTGGTTCTTTTGCGCGGAGGGTTGGTGCCGCTCCGGGGGTTTTCAACCGTTCAAAGCTTTTTATGGGTGGGTTTATTTTGGGGTACGCTCAAACTGGGTGTTCGACCATCCATTTTGGCGATGGGGGTTGCGGGAGCTGCCGTGGCCTACTCTTGGGGAAAGGTTCTTCTATGA
- the hprK gene encoding HPr(Ser) kinase/phosphatase, whose amino-acid sequence MPPDAAAGKPPPLHVEELWKSQAEPLRLSLLAGQEGFQRLIRVADINRPGLTLAGFFEFYRGERMQVFGMGESAFTATLSSAQRMEIFDRLLSASDLPCVILTHGREPVREMLEQCDHYKIPLFQSQWETARFIGELTAYLEERLAPTTSLHGTLVNVYGMGVLILGSSGIGKSECALELLKRSHMLVADDRVEVRHKPGGILVGAGHQLVQHHMEVRGLGIIDVWKIFGVGAVLKRSLIELVIYLETWDNKKEYDRMGLEEKSTTLLGVAVPEIRVPVQPGRNLGALIEVATLNQRLKQHGVHSARELNERLIQRMSGHSARAQNRP is encoded by the coding sequence ATGCCTCCCGACGCGGCCGCGGGGAAGCCCCCGCCCCTACACGTCGAGGAACTTTGGAAAAGCCAAGCGGAGCCCCTTCGCCTTTCTCTCTTGGCGGGGCAAGAAGGATTTCAACGGTTGATTCGCGTGGCCGACATCAATCGGCCGGGGCTCACCCTCGCTGGGTTTTTTGAGTTCTACCGGGGCGAACGGATGCAGGTGTTTGGGATGGGAGAGTCCGCTTTTACCGCCACGTTGTCGAGCGCTCAACGCATGGAAATTTTTGACCGGCTTCTCTCCGCTTCGGATCTCCCCTGCGTTATCCTGACCCACGGCCGAGAGCCGGTGCGCGAGATGTTGGAGCAGTGTGACCATTACAAAATCCCCCTCTTTCAATCCCAATGGGAAACCGCTCGTTTCATCGGGGAACTCACGGCCTATTTGGAAGAGCGCTTGGCCCCCACCACTTCTCTGCACGGAACATTGGTGAACGTGTATGGCATGGGCGTTTTGATCCTGGGTTCGTCGGGCATCGGGAAATCGGAGTGCGCTTTGGAATTGTTGAAACGGAGCCACATGTTGGTGGCGGACGATCGCGTGGAGGTTCGCCACAAGCCTGGCGGTATTTTGGTTGGCGCGGGACACCAGTTGGTTCAGCATCACATGGAAGTCCGCGGGCTGGGGATCATTGACGTTTGGAAAATTTTTGGTGTGGGTGCTGTCCTAAAACGGTCGTTAATCGAACTGGTTATTTATTTGGAAACATGGGACAACAAAAAAGAGTATGACCGTATGGGCCTTGAAGAAAAAAGCACCACGTTGTTGGGTGTGGCCGTCCCTGAAATCAGGGTCCCCGTTCAACCGGGACGAAATTTGGGCGCGTTGATTGAAGTGGCCACCTTGAACCAGCGCTTAAAGCAACACGGGGTGCACTCGGCTCGGGAATTGAACGAGCGCCTTATTCAACGCATGTCGGGCCACAGCGCGCGGGCCCAGAACCGTCCCTGA
- a CDS encoding PTS sugar transporter subunit IIA, protein MIGVLVVTHSGLGKELMVCAENVVGKQSALLALGVEGTESPDGFEGRLRAALATMETNAGILVLSDMLGGTPCNVCLRLARDPGCHFELVTGVNLPMLITALANRHYMPLAQLAQKLVDDMSRSAQRPLQRLRDHLSQAG, encoded by the coding sequence ATGATTGGTGTCTTGGTGGTGACGCACAGTGGGTTGGGCAAAGAATTGATGGTGTGTGCGGAGAATGTGGTGGGAAAGCAATCCGCCCTTCTCGCTCTTGGGGTGGAGGGAACAGAGTCTCCCGATGGATTTGAGGGGCGACTTCGCGCGGCGTTGGCAACGATGGAGACCAACGCGGGAATTCTCGTTTTGTCGGATATGTTGGGCGGAACCCCGTGCAACGTGTGTTTGCGGCTGGCCCGGGACCCGGGGTGCCATTTTGAACTGGTGACGGGCGTCAACTTGCCTATGCTCATTACAGCGCTGGCGAACCGTCACTACATGCCCCTGGCCCAACTGGCTCAAAAGTTGGTGGACGACATGTCCCGGAGCGCGCAACGACCTCTTCAGCGGTTAAGGGATCATCTCTCGCAGGCCGGATGA
- the lepA gene encoding elongation factor 4: METADIRNFCIIAHIDHGKSTLADRLLEATGTVQVREMRAQILDGMELERERGITIKAKAVRMNWTSQGKTYLLNLIDTPGHVDFTYEVSRAMAACEGALLLVDASQGVEAQTLANAQLAIDAGLQLIPIINKIDLPSADPVSVQNEIHEFLGLDIPGIPASAKAGKGIPEILQAIVERIPAPTGDPEKPLAALVFDSVYDAYRGVIVYVRIIDGVLKPGQKVRFMGSGDVDEVEEVGHLQLKYVKAESLSAGEAGYVVCGIKDIHQVQVGDTITEHLRPTLTPHVGYREMKPFVFAGFYPIAQADYESLKKAIDKLHLEDAAFFHQPETSVALGFGFRCGFLGLLHMDIIQERVRREFNVDILVTAPTVIYRVTTQNGATAEYDSPAKFPAYGDIKEIEEPYVLATVVVPSEFVGPVMQLCQERRGQFLDMKYLTPTRVVLKYETPLAEVVVDFYDALKSISKGYASFDYEHVGYRPGDLLRMDILIDEEEVDAFSFVVPAAVAAYRGREICEKLRELIPRQMFEIPIQAKLGGRIIARETVRAMRKDVLAKCYGGDISRKRKLLEKQKEGKKRMRQFGAVEIPQEAFLAVLRRDDGGPKKE, from the coding sequence ATGGAAACCGCCGATATCCGAAACTTTTGCATCATCGCCCACATCGACCACGGGAAAAGCACCCTGGCCGACCGACTCTTAGAGGCGACGGGGACGGTACAGGTCCGTGAAATGCGGGCCCAAATATTGGACGGGATGGAATTGGAGCGGGAGCGCGGGATCACCATCAAAGCCAAAGCTGTCCGGATGAACTGGACGTCTCAGGGGAAGACCTATCTCCTGAATTTGATTGACACCCCGGGGCATGTGGATTTTACCTATGAAGTGAGCCGCGCGATGGCGGCGTGTGAAGGGGCTCTTCTCTTGGTGGACGCCAGCCAAGGGGTTGAGGCGCAGACGTTGGCCAACGCTCAACTGGCCATTGACGCGGGACTCCAACTGATTCCGATCATTAATAAAATTGATCTTCCCTCCGCGGATCCCGTCAGTGTTCAAAATGAAATTCATGAATTTTTGGGACTGGATATCCCTGGGATTCCCGCGAGTGCCAAGGCGGGAAAAGGGATTCCGGAAATTCTTCAGGCCATTGTGGAGCGGATTCCCGCTCCCACGGGAGATCCGGAGAAGCCTTTAGCGGCTCTAGTTTTTGATTCTGTTTACGATGCGTATCGTGGGGTTATTGTCTACGTTCGAATCATTGATGGGGTTCTTAAACCAGGTCAAAAAGTCCGGTTCATGGGGTCGGGGGACGTGGATGAGGTGGAAGAGGTGGGCCACCTTCAACTGAAATACGTGAAGGCGGAGTCCCTCTCCGCTGGTGAAGCGGGGTATGTGGTTTGCGGGATCAAAGACATTCACCAGGTCCAAGTGGGGGACACGATCACGGAGCATTTGCGTCCCACCCTGACGCCCCATGTGGGGTATCGGGAAATGAAACCGTTCGTTTTTGCGGGGTTTTACCCTATCGCCCAGGCGGACTACGAAAGTTTAAAAAAGGCCATCGACAAACTTCATTTGGAAGACGCGGCTTTCTTTCACCAGCCCGAGACTTCCGTGGCGTTGGGGTTCGGTTTCCGCTGTGGGTTTTTGGGATTGTTGCACATGGACATTATTCAAGAACGGGTCAGGCGGGAATTTAACGTGGATATCCTCGTGACAGCACCGACCGTCATTTATCGCGTCACGACGCAAAACGGGGCAACCGCTGAATACGACAGCCCGGCCAAGTTTCCTGCCTACGGGGACATAAAAGAGATTGAGGAACCCTATGTGCTCGCCACGGTTGTGGTGCCGTCTGAATTCGTGGGGCCGGTCATGCAATTGTGTCAGGAGCGCCGGGGTCAATTCCTGGACATGAAATATTTAACACCCACACGGGTGGTCTTGAAATACGAGACCCCTTTGGCGGAAGTGGTTGTGGATTTTTACGACGCGTTGAAATCTATTTCGAAAGGCTATGCGTCGTTTGATTACGAACACGTGGGCTATCGTCCCGGCGATCTGTTGCGCATGGACATCCTTATTGACGAGGAAGAAGTGGACGCTTTTTCTTTTGTGGTTCCGGCGGCCGTGGCGGCCTATCGGGGGCGGGAAATTTGCGAGAAATTACGGGAACTGATTCCCCGGCAAATGTTTGAGATTCCCATTCAAGCGAAGTTGGGCGGGCGGATCATCGCGCGAGAAACCGTGCGTGCCATGCGCAAGGACGTTTTGGCGAAATGTTACGGGGGCGATATTTCACGTAAACGAAAACTTTTGGAAAAGCAGAAAGAAGGGAAAAAGCGGATGCGTCAGTTTGGTGCGGTGGAAATCCCCCAAGAAGCGTTTCTGGCGGTCCTTCGTCGGGACGACGGCGGGCCCAAAAAGGAATAA
- the ptsP gene encoding phosphoenolpyruvate--protein phosphotransferase, whose translation MSSATPPETRVFKGISASPGIAIGKAFVLEDMDLAVGRWQVPPEAVKAEVSRFRGAVADTRKEMVGTQQKILKLLGKSHARLIEAYLLILEDPLISKDVVKNITTNRVNAEYALSEAVAGAVKTLESATDEYFRERRHDVLDVGRKILLHLLGHEPHDLEDLDEPSVIVARNLTPSDTIHMKAQFAEGFATDIGGRTSHTAILANSLEIPAVVGLHEITRHVRPGDMMIVDGRTGTVILNPLPDVVDNYRRERDIRGAERRDLERLRDQPAQTLDGHRIALAANIDSPSEIKNILANGAEGVGLYRTEFLYLNRTTLPTEDDHYHFYAKVAESMLPHPVILRTLDIGGDKLMDLGFPGMGKSEPNPFLGLRGIRLALRHPDMFRTQIRAILRASAHGKVRVMFPMISGLEEFREARKIVTECMTELRHKKISFDDKIEVGLMIEVPSAALVVDYLAREADFMSIGTNDLIQYTLAVDRVNDEVSHLYEPLHPAILRLILQTVQAGHAAGKWVGMCGEMAGDAELTPILLGLGLDELSVSSGMVPKIKKVIRETNYAECHSLAVEMMKDPSSENVQNILRRFRNR comes from the coding sequence GTGTCCTCCGCCACTCCGCCTGAAACACGTGTTTTTAAAGGGATCTCGGCTTCGCCGGGGATTGCCATTGGGAAGGCGTTTGTCTTGGAAGATATGGACCTGGCGGTGGGCCGTTGGCAAGTTCCTCCGGAAGCCGTGAAGGCGGAAGTGTCCCGGTTTCGTGGAGCGGTGGCCGACACGCGGAAAGAGATGGTGGGGACCCAACAAAAGATTTTGAAACTTTTGGGAAAAAGCCACGCGCGCTTGATCGAAGCTTATTTGCTGATTTTGGAAGATCCCTTGATTTCAAAAGACGTGGTAAAAAACATTACGACCAATCGGGTCAACGCCGAATACGCCCTGTCCGAAGCGGTGGCCGGCGCCGTTAAAACGTTGGAATCCGCCACCGACGAATATTTCCGGGAGAGGCGGCACGACGTGTTGGACGTGGGACGAAAAATTTTGCTTCACCTCTTGGGGCATGAACCCCATGATTTGGAAGATTTGGATGAACCGTCCGTGATCGTGGCGCGAAATTTGACTCCTTCGGATACCATTCACATGAAAGCCCAATTCGCCGAAGGGTTTGCCACGGACATTGGGGGGCGAACCAGTCACACCGCCATTTTAGCCAACTCCCTGGAAATCCCCGCGGTGGTGGGGTTGCATGAGATCACACGCCACGTTCGCCCCGGGGATATGATGATCGTGGACGGTCGGACCGGGACGGTGATCCTGAACCCCCTGCCCGACGTGGTGGATAACTATCGGCGGGAACGGGACATTCGGGGAGCTGAACGGCGTGATTTGGAACGGTTACGGGATCAGCCCGCCCAAACGCTGGACGGGCATCGGATTGCGTTGGCGGCCAATATCGATTCCCCGAGCGAAATCAAAAATATTTTGGCCAATGGGGCCGAAGGGGTGGGGCTCTATCGGACCGAGTTCCTCTATTTGAACCGGACCACCCTTCCCACGGAAGACGATCACTACCATTTTTACGCCAAGGTCGCTGAATCCATGTTGCCCCATCCCGTGATTCTGCGCACCCTCGATATCGGGGGCGACAAGCTGATGGATCTGGGGTTTCCGGGGATGGGCAAAAGCGAGCCCAACCCGTTTTTGGGTCTTCGGGGGATTCGCCTGGCGTTGCGGCATCCGGACATGTTTCGCACACAGATCCGCGCTATTTTGCGGGCGTCCGCCCACGGGAAAGTGCGGGTGATGTTTCCCATGATTTCCGGGCTCGAAGAATTTCGGGAGGCGCGAAAAATAGTAACGGAATGCATGACGGAGCTCCGCCATAAGAAAATTTCTTTTGATGATAAAATTGAAGTGGGGCTCATGATCGAGGTTCCCTCCGCGGCTCTGGTGGTGGACTATTTGGCCCGGGAAGCGGATTTCATGTCCATCGGGACCAACGACCTGATTCAATACACCTTGGCGGTGGACCGGGTGAACGATGAAGTTTCTCATCTCTACGAGCCCTTGCACCCGGCGATCCTTCGCTTGATTTTGCAGACAGTGCAGGCCGGCCACGCCGCGGGGAAATGGGTTGGCATGTGCGGTGAAATGGCCGGCGACGCGGAACTGACGCCGATCCTTTTGGGGTTGGGGTTGGACGAACTTTCTGTCTCTTCTGGAATGGTTCCCAAAATTAAGAAGGTGATTCGAGAAACGAATTACGCGGAATGTCACTCCCTTGCGGTGGAGATGATGAAAGATCCTTCCTCGGAGAACGTTCAAAACATCCTTCGTCGGTTCCGAAACCGTTAA
- a CDS encoding HPr family phosphocarrier protein has protein sequence MIERTFTVQNKMGLHARPAAAMVTALQKFESEILLRKEDQEVDGKSIMGILTLTAEYGSKLTIIAEGPDEQAVMDNMTQFFNDQVHEE, from the coding sequence ATGATTGAGCGTACATTTACGGTTCAAAATAAAATGGGTCTTCACGCCCGACCCGCGGCCGCCATGGTCACGGCGCTCCAAAAATTCGAGAGCGAGATTCTTCTTCGCAAAGAGGACCAGGAAGTTGATGGGAAGAGCATCATGGGGATTCTCACCCTGACGGCGGAATACGGATCCAAACTGACCATCATCGCCGAGGGACCCGATGAGCAAGCTGTCATGGACAATATGACCCAATTCTTTAACGATCAGGTTCACGAGGAATAA
- a CDS encoding PTS sugar transporter subunit IIB, giving the protein MLVLVRIDDRLIHGQVVGGWLPVIQAERIVVASDRAAADPFQIGLMRMAVPDHVAVDVLPLEKAATALKAGAWGTERVMLLISGVLELAHFVTLGAPVTQVNLGGVHDAPGRRMVAPHLAFTREEKEVLARLVTEGISFETRPLPGDVPVPLEDYLSQLRKG; this is encoded by the coding sequence ATGCTGGTTCTCGTTCGTATCGATGATCGTTTGATTCACGGCCAGGTGGTCGGCGGTTGGTTGCCGGTCATTCAAGCCGAGCGGATTGTGGTGGCGTCTGACCGGGCCGCGGCGGATCCCTTTCAAATAGGATTAATGCGGATGGCCGTGCCGGACCATGTGGCCGTCGATGTTTTGCCCTTGGAGAAAGCCGCGACGGCATTAAAAGCTGGAGCCTGGGGAACCGAACGGGTGATGCTCCTTATTTCCGGGGTTCTTGAACTGGCTCACTTTGTGACCTTGGGTGCCCCAGTGACCCAGGTGAACCTGGGGGGGGTGCACGACGCTCCCGGGCGTCGCATGGTGGCGCCCCATTTGGCGTTTACGCGGGAGGAAAAAGAAGTGTTGGCACGGTTGGTGACCGAGGGGATTTCATTTGAGACTCGTCCCCTTCCGGGGGACGTGCCGGTTCCTTTGGAAGACTACCTTTCTCAACTGAGGAAAGGCTAA
- the lepB gene encoding signal peptidase I has translation MVFLGAGGYYLGNTWRPRVKWSAEENGVLLRESLEWADTGFSAILLAATIMFFVVQAFKIPSGSMRSTLLEGDHLFVNKFIYGLRVPYTGQRIFRWREVQRGDIIVFRFPADEKENPHYGKDFIKRAIGVPGDTIEIKDKRVFVNGVEQTESYAQFEDHLVYPGPVPLLKDPQVVQELWQSRWMERSLTGENVRDNFGPIVVPPGNYFVMGDNRDRSFDGRFWGPMPDANLKGRAWLLYLPFSRWKVIR, from the coding sequence ATGGTCTTTTTAGGAGCGGGCGGCTACTATTTGGGCAACACCTGGCGCCCCCGCGTGAAATGGTCGGCGGAAGAAAACGGTGTTCTTCTTCGCGAGAGTTTGGAATGGGCGGACACGGGGTTTTCCGCCATCCTCTTAGCCGCCACGATCATGTTTTTCGTGGTTCAAGCGTTTAAAATTCCGTCGGGGTCCATGCGGAGCACTCTGTTGGAAGGGGATCACCTCTTCGTTAATAAGTTTATTTATGGGTTGCGGGTTCCCTACACAGGTCAGCGAATCTTTCGGTGGCGGGAAGTTCAGCGGGGGGATATCATCGTCTTTCGGTTTCCAGCGGACGAGAAAGAGAATCCCCACTATGGAAAAGATTTCATTAAACGGGCCATCGGTGTTCCGGGGGATACGATCGAGATTAAAGACAAACGGGTGTTTGTGAATGGGGTGGAGCAGACGGAATCCTACGCCCAATTTGAAGATCATTTGGTTTATCCCGGTCCGGTGCCTCTTCTTAAGGATCCCCAGGTGGTTCAGGAACTCTGGCAGAGCCGATGGATGGAGCGGTCCTTGACGGGGGAGAACGTGCGAGATAATTTTGGGCCGATCGTTGTTCCGCCTGGAAATTATTTCGTTATGGGGGACAACCGAGACCGCTCCTTTGACGGTCGGTTTTGGGGACCCATGCCGGACGCGAATCTGAAAGGGCGGGCGTGGTTGCTTTATCTTCCGTTTTCCCGGTGGAAGGTTATTCGTTAG
- the rapZ gene encoding RNase adapter RapZ: protein MDCVVVSGLSGAGKTTALRALEDMGYFCVDNLPLSLLPPLIRLYQNWGQALTKIAVGVDVRTGLPARVFRRSIGDLTHQNISPRVLFMNADNNTLLRRFSETRRRHPLAGSVVNGIRRERRMLHDVAALADKTIDTSHLTPPEVKEMVLQTLGLQHPRGMAVVVESFGYKHGVPLDADVVWDVRFLPNPNYVAPLRNLTGLSPKVSRYVLENPLTKRFLEHLAPLQDFLLDRFSQEGKSYLTLAVGCTGGRHRSVAVAEALAEIIRKNGRFDVRVHHRDSTREKELPR, encoded by the coding sequence ATGGACTGCGTGGTCGTTTCCGGTCTTTCGGGGGCTGGGAAAACCACCGCCCTGCGCGCCTTGGAAGATATGGGCTATTTTTGCGTGGACAATTTGCCCCTTTCCCTGTTGCCCCCATTGATCCGGTTGTATCAAAATTGGGGCCAGGCGTTGACCAAGATCGCGGTGGGCGTCGATGTTCGGACCGGTCTTCCCGCGCGAGTTTTTCGGAGATCCATTGGGGATTTGACCCACCAAAATATTTCCCCGCGGGTTCTTTTTATGAACGCGGACAACAACACCCTTTTGCGGCGTTTTTCTGAAACCCGGCGTCGTCACCCTTTGGCCGGTTCGGTGGTCAATGGAATCCGACGGGAGCGTCGCATGCTTCATGACGTGGCGGCCTTGGCCGACAAGACCATTGATACCTCCCATTTGACGCCCCCTGAAGTGAAGGAAATGGTGCTGCAAACTCTCGGTCTTCAGCACCCGCGTGGGATGGCGGTGGTGGTGGAATCGTTCGGTTACAAGCATGGCGTTCCCTTGGACGCGGATGTGGTTTGGGACGTGCGCTTCCTGCCAAACCCGAACTACGTCGCCCCCTTGCGGAACCTGACGGGGTTGAGCCCCAAGGTGTCCCGTTACGTTTTGGAGAATCCGCTCACGAAACGTTTTCTCGAACATTTGGCTCCCTTGCAGGATTTCCTTTTGGACCGTTTTTCTCAGGAAGGAAAAAGTTATTTGACGTTGGCGGTGGGGTGTACGGGAGGACGACATCGGAGTGTGGCGGTGGCGGAAGCCCTTGCAGAGATCATTCGAAAGAACGGACGGTTTGATGTTCGCGTTCATCACCGGGATTCGACCCGAGAAAAGGAGTTGCCTCGATGA
- a CDS encoding PTS sugar transporter subunit IIC, protein MAALLSALTYGIFSLDHFSVGPFLLSRPLVLGGVVGFLFGNPAQGVALGLFAECLWVMVPPSGAGQWDVGLAVALAGVWAFEGTVGARVKGSELALAFILSIPFAVVGRRVDHWMRRHTRVFAVRALAGVERGVVGPLRYGLIFGAVLWGFKSLVIFFLAQSLGGGVFHGLLPLLAGPWEEGLSLAWRLWPALGLAALLHHFSSRLRRSGWSLVSGGPS, encoded by the coding sequence ATGGCCGCTCTCCTCTCGGCGTTGACCTACGGAATATTTTCGTTGGACCATTTTTCGGTGGGGCCTTTCCTGCTTTCTCGTCCGTTGGTTCTGGGGGGGGTGGTCGGGTTTTTGTTTGGGAATCCGGCCCAGGGTGTTGCTTTAGGTCTTTTCGCTGAATGTCTTTGGGTGATGGTCCCCCCCTCGGGCGCGGGGCAATGGGACGTGGGGTTGGCCGTGGCCTTAGCCGGTGTTTGGGCTTTTGAGGGGACTGTCGGCGCCCGGGTTAAGGGATCGGAATTGGCCTTGGCTTTCATTTTGTCGATTCCCTTTGCGGTGGTGGGGCGGCGGGTGGACCATTGGATGCGCCGTCACACGCGAGTCTTCGCCGTTCGAGCTCTGGCGGGAGTGGAACGGGGGGTGGTGGGCCCCCTTCGTTATGGCCTGATCTTTGGCGCTGTTTTGTGGGGGTTTAAAAGTCTGGTGATTTTTTTCCTGGCGCAATCGTTAGGGGGAGGCGTTTTTCATGGTTTACTTCCTCTCCTGGCTGGCCCCTGGGAGGAGGGGTTGTCTCTCGCCTGGCGGCTCTGGCCTGCGTTGGGGTTGGCCGCGCTCCTTCATCATTTTTCATCACGACTTCGCCGAAGCGGTTGGTCCCTGGTGTCTGGAGGACCCTCATGA